The window ATAATTGAGCATAGCATGGGTTTCGATCATGATATCGAAATCAGGGCCAACCGCATCGCGTACGGCCTTACTTACATTAAATGCCAGATCTTGCTGAGCTACTGTGAGCTGCAGGTTCGACGATAAGTCTTCGCCATATAAATAATTGGTATGTGCAAAGGGATCGAATTTTAAGCCGGTAAAACCTGCTGCTTTAACTTTTTGTGCCTGCTCTGCGTAATCTGCTGCATTATGGCCGCCACCTGTAAACCAGTAATTGGCATACAGTAAAATATCTTTTCTAAAAGCACCACCTAGCAATTCGTAACACGGTACGCCCAGTACTTTTGCCTTTAAATCTAGTAATGCCATATCTATACCACTAATGGCACACATACTGGCACCAAATGGCCCCATCCAGTTTAAATCGCGGTATAGCTTTGTCCAGATAAAATCGGTTTTCATCGGGTCCAGGCCAATAATACGCTCACCAACATGTTTGGTAGCTTCGAAAACAATGGGGCTGCCCGGCCAGTTGGTGGCTTCGCCCACACCGGTGTGGCCGGTATCGGTATATATTTTTAATAATGTCCAGTTGTACTTAACTCCTTCAACCAGCCATACTTTTACATCAGTTATTTTCATTTTTGTGTTTTTATTTTAATCCCTGTTGTGGGATGGTATTATTTGTTCTTTCTAAAAGGTTGTGTCAATATTAGTAACAGCCTCTCCGAGGTCGTCATTTCGAGCAGAGTGCAACGTAGTCGAGAACCACGTTAGTGCTCAGCAAAGCTAAACCTGCCTCTATAGATTTCTCCCCGCCTGTACGGGCAGGCGTTCCGCTGCCGGTGAAAAACCGGCTGGCTTCAGTCGAAATGACGATTCTTCTATTGGGTCTGTCAATGGTAGCCTGTCGAAACGCCTTGTACTGTGTTAAGAAAAGTCCTTCGACAGGCTCAGGATGACAATTCTACGTTTACCACACAACTCAAACATGAACAACCTATTGCAATCTAAATTTAACACTTCCTTTTAGTGTTTTTCCTTTAATACTGATGCGACTATCGGTAAAGGGGCTGCCATAAAACGGCTCTGAACCATTATTCGAGTAATCAGCTATCAATAATTGTATTTTTTCGTCCTGCAGCCAGCTGCGCGATGCTTGCTTGCCATCGGATTGGATAAGCAGACTGTTAAGGCCATTGTTCAATTGAGCCCGAAGAATTTGCTGTTTAGTCGATCTGAAGTCGTTCGATCCCATTTCGTTGGCATCGTCTTTCCAAAGTATGGCACCTGGTCTCCCAAATTCTTCTACAGCGGGCAACCATCTGGCATTTAATTTAGCTGTTCCCTTATCGCGGGCA is drawn from Pedobacter sp. HDW13 and contains these coding sequences:
- a CDS encoding mandelate racemase/muconate lactonizing enzyme family protein, which codes for MKITDVKVWLVEGVKYNWTLLKIYTDTGHTGVGEATNWPGSPIVFEATKHVGERIIGLDPMKTDFIWTKLYRDLNWMGPFGASMCAISGIDMALLDLKAKVLGVPCYELLGGAFRKDILLYANYWFTGGGHNAADYAEQAQKVKAAGFTGLKFDPFAHTNYLYGEDLSSNLQLTVAQQDLAFNVSKAVRDAVGPDFDIMIETHAMLNYRVAVTMAQRLSELNITWYEEPAGPENANTLKAMRDRIPANVSICVGERHYTRHGIRDVLEKHICDVMMPDITRCGGPSEMKRMATMMEAYNVLLAPHNPNGPLSTLASAQVCASVPNFFRQEFMFNDVPWRDEIITHPIADMVQNGHLKLSDRPGLGVDLIEEEMEKHPGILTPRAGFYV